A stretch of the Vigna radiata var. radiata cultivar VC1973A chromosome 9, Vradiata_ver6, whole genome shotgun sequence genome encodes the following:
- the LOC106773236 gene encoding hydroquinone glucosyltransferase-like: MEVKTHIAIVSVPVYSHLRSILEFSKRLVHLHHDIHVTCINPTFGSPCNNTKALFDSLPLTLNQMFLPPVNLEDLPHDTHPAIQVQVTISRSLPLIYDALKALHATSSLVAIISDGLITQVLPFGKELNVLSYSYFPSTAMLLSLCLYSSMLDKAISCEYRDLVEPIEIPGCIPIHGTDLPDPLQNRSGAAYKQFLEGNERFYLADGILVNNFLEMEEGIIRALQEEQEKGRIPCVYAVGPFVQEEQCREGSSNDIKYLRWLDKQPCNSVLYVSFGSGGTLSHEQIKELAWGLELSGQKFLWVLRPPNKFGIIADIGARNEDPFEFLPDGFVKRTEGHGLVVPYWASQVEILGHGAIGGFLSHCGWNSTLEGVVHGIPLIAWPLFAEQKMNAVLLSDDLKVALRVRVSENGIVEREEISRIIRKLMVGEEGKEIIQRMKVLKDAAVDAIKNEGSSTVTLTQLALKWKSLSLECCC, encoded by the exons ATGGAGGTCAAAACTCACATAGCAATAGTTTCAGTTCCAGTATACAGTCATCTACGTTCAATTCTTGAGTTCTCTAAGAGACTGGTTCATCTCCACCATGATATTCATGTCACATGCATTAACCCTACATTCGGTTCACCCTGCAACAACACCAAAGCCCTTTTTGATTCTCTTCCCTTAACCCTAAACCAGATGTTCCTTCCACCAGTTAACTTGGAGGATCTTCCACATGACACTCACCCTGCAATCCAAGTTCAGGTCACAATCTCTCGTTCTCTACCTCTGATCTATGATGCATTGAAGGCACTGCATGCTACTTCAAGCCTTGTTGCAATCATTTCTGATGGTTTGATAACACAAGTGTTACCCTTTGGCAAAGAACTCAATGTGTTGTCCTACTCATATTTTCCATCCACAGCAATGTTATTATCACTTTGTTTGTATTCTTCTATGCTTGACAAGGCAATATCTTGTGAGTACAGAGACCTTGTAGAACCTATAGAGATTCCTGGCTGCATACCGATTCATGGAACTGATCTTCCCGACCCTCTTCAGAATCGATCAGGTGCAGCATATAAACAATTTCTTGAAG GCAATGAAAGATTCTACTTAGCTGATGGTATATTGGTTAACAACTTTTTGGAGATGGAAGAAGGGATCATAAGGGCCTTGCAAGAAGAACAGGAGAAAGGAAGAATCCCTTGTGTTTATGCAGTAGGACCCTTTGTGCAAGAGGAGCAATGCAGAGAGGGAAGCAGCAATGacataaaatatttgagatGGTTGGACAAACAACCATGCAATTCTGTGTTATATGTTTCCTTTGGAAGTGGTGGAACACTGTCTCATGAACAGATAAAAGAGCTTGCTTGGGGATTGGAACTGAGTGGCCAAAAGTTCTTGTGGGTGTTAAGACCACCTAACAAGTTTGGCATTATTGCAGACATTGGAGCCAGAAATGAGGACCCTTTTGAGTTTCTACCAGATGGGTTTGTGAAGAGAACAGAAGGGCATGGGTTGGTGGTGCCATATTGGGCTTCACAGGTTGAAATCCTTGGTCATGGTGCAATTGGGGGATTCCTATCTCATTGTGGTTGGAACTCAACACTTGAAGGTGTTGTGCATGGGATTCCACTGATTGCATGGCCACTCTTTGCTGAGCAAAAGATGAATGCAGTTCTGCTGAGTGATGATTTGAAAGTGGCtcttagggttagggttagtgAGAATGGGATTGTGGAAAGGGAAGAGATAAGTAGGATCATAAGGAAGCTGATGGTGGGAGAAGAAGGCAAGGAAATTATTCAAAGAATGAAAGTTTTGAAAGATGCTGCTGTTGATGCTATCAAGAATGAAGGATCTTCAACAGTAACCCTAACTCAGTTGGCACTAAAGTGGAAAAGTTTGAGTTTGGAATGCTGCTGTTAA
- the LOC106773620 gene encoding uncharacterized protein LOC106773620, with protein MASSGDAAPEFYQNVVVMRHGDRVDNFEPMWVSFATRPWDPHLIQQGRVRAFATGRELRKKLPFTLNRVFVSPFLRCVQTAAEVVVALSAVSDNQDPNNLTGDGVPIDPSKIKVSVEYGLCEMMSRAAIRLDLVPKDGNWGFDIPKLEALFPAGTVDKNVQRVYEKLPQWEEDPNLHTRPRYKQIVKDLADKYPTENLLLVTHGEGVGVAYSSFQKEVEVYDVDYCGYVQLRRPIFKKDQSFTAGEFEAIVHNGQTGIKCIPNKTAQ; from the exons ATGGCTTCAAGTGGCGATGCAGCACCAGAGTTCTACCAAAACGTCGTCGTAATGCGTCACGGCGATCGCGTCGACAACTTCGAACCCATGTGGGTCTCCTTCGCCACCCGACCCTGGGACCCACACCTGATCCAACAGGGTCGGGTTCGAGCCTTCGCCACGGGTCGCGAGTTACGAAAAAAACTACCTTTCACTCTCAATCGCGTTTTCGTCTCTCCCTTTCTCCGATGTGTCCAAACCGCCGCCGAAGTCGTCGTCGCCCTCTCCGCCGTATCCGACAACCAAGACCCCAATAACCTCACCGGCGATGGCGTCCCCATTGATCCCTCTAAAATCAAG GTCTCTGTTGAATATGGTTTGTGTGAAATGATGAGCAGGGCAGCTATTAGACTTGACCTGGTGCCTAAAGACGGAAACTGGGGTTTCGATATTCCGAAGCTCGAGGCTCTGTTTCCGGCAGGGACAGTAGATAAGAATGTCCAAAGGGTCTATGAAAAG TTGCCCCAGTGGGAAGAAGATCCAAACTTGCACACAAGGCCTAGATATAAGCAAATAGTTAAAGATCTTGCTGACAAATATCCTACGGAGAACTTGCTGCTTGTCACACATG GGGAAGGAGTTGGGGTGGCGTATTCTTCATTCCAAAAGGAGGTTGAAGTGTATGATGTTGATTACTGTGGATACGTCCAACTTAGACGCCCAATTTTCAAGAAAGACCAATCATTCACTGCAGGAGAATTTGAAGCTATTGTTCACAATGGTCAAACTGGTATAAAATGCATTCCAAACAAAACTGCACAATAA